The DNA segment ATATcagaaacatatttttttttaagttacggGGATGTCCCCTCATCACTTTTCAAATACAATCTAAATGGCTATGTAAAGTATCTCAAAACATTTAATAACGTTGCTACAACATACATATACCACTCCACAATTTTAAATCTAAACTCAAACTCAAATcatgaagagaaaaagaaaaagacatatCCACGAATGAACATTTATACTAGTCACGCCtagatttttccttttctctctcaaCATGTAGATTGATCTCAAACTTAGATTTGGTGGAGGAAGATATCACTATAGACTTatacttttttaattttcttttttaaaaatactccctctatcctaaaatattactcccgactgtttcaTTGAATTTGAGAGCAAAAAAATAAGTCCCTCTCTTTCAAAATACTCCCCTTTGTTTGaaaataattattgttttaGAGAAGGACACAATCTCTAAAAATATAACTTTGGTCACTAATTTCCGTTATAAATATCAACAAGAATATGTTTTTATTGaagtaattttaaaaattaaccTTTACCTATGGCCTCCATATTTATATGGCAAATATTTTGGAAATTGTTTTAGTAAAAGTTTTAAAGTTGGCTGTTAGCTAGTCCTGTCCAAAACGTGGATTATTATCAACTTGAGTGAGTATAAGCATTTCTGTCTATCTATACAAGGTCCCAAACTATAAGAACTACTGAAGATGTATATGGACACATAGAATTGGTGTAATATATCAAAATACATAGCCATAAATGTATATTTTCAGACGATGAAGAATTCATAACCACTTTCATTGAAgttgagaggaaaaaaatacatctattctataatataagcatttctagatATGTATTTGGACAAggcctaaaatataatataaggaatacttatatatattataacaagAGAAATACACGACATCCGGTTGGAGGGATTCGAATCCATTTCCCGCTCGAGacggagatggattctaattgCTTGGATGAATGTCTACCAATTTATTGTATATCAACTAAAtgattatgaatttttttagaaaaaaataacaaggtAGATTGATATATAACATATCCCTTCAAGACATAcgatttgaaattcaaattataTAAATTGTAGCTAAAATATTAACTTTAACCATGAATATACGTCTACTATTTACTGGTTAtagtttgatttctttttttttttctataactcACAGAAaccgaatttgaacttgcattttttttatttgtgaaaCAAGATATTACATACGAATTTATCTTATCAGTTTTTCTTAAAATTCTTTTATAACTGTTTAGTTGTCATGTAAAATTTCTTTTCGCAAATgcgttgaaataaaataaatgggtGGATGTTAATGTAAGTGATCAAAGATGTTTACAGCCCGAGACCACTCATGCAATCTGGCTCCGGCACATGCATGCAATTGCCACGCCATGCTCCGTGACCATCgggtcaccactcaccacttcACCAGACACCTCGCCTCGTCCTCGCCCTCGTCATCCGCACATCGCTCTACCATTCTCGCTGGCTTATATATACACAGACTCCATCCACGACGACGACACACATACTCCACCAACGCACACACATCGaccgcgcccgccgcctgcagccgcgcgcgccgtcgccgccacacGACCGGAGAGCACACATGTCTCGCCagcaggcggcgccgccgctcgccctcgcctccgcgctcctgctgctgctggccgccgccgccgcggtggcgccgctcggcgccgcggcggacggcggcctcgtccagggcggcggcgaggtcgcgaGGTCGGCCGCGAACACCCTGGCCGTCGGCGCCGACCCCGAACCTGCCTCCGCCGACGGCATCCCGGCCGACCGGGCGCCGGACGCCcacggttaattaattaattaatcatcgcTGATTCGATCGTCTTTAATTTGTTGGTTttacttttatttcttttttttctgtgtgtgtGATTGCCAGTGTGGTTAAGCTACTACAGGCTATATGATCCAAGAGATGTAGTACTTAAGCTTGTGATTGAtcactacttcctccatttcaggtttcacagtgtaagattttctaacattgcttatattcatatagatgttaatgaatctaaccATAcatgtgtatagattcattaacatctatataaatatgtgtaatgctataaagtcttacaTAGTGAATCGGatgaagtattaattattatgtaTGTTATAGTGGGCATGTGCCATGAAATAAACTGATGGAAGTGCTCTGTAATTCTTAGTTCGATGGATTTTGTTCGTGTTTATGATGTTTTGGTCCTTTTGGATGGTGAATGTATATATAGTGGATACAATCGAAACAAGCATGCGTGTATGAGTGCCTCTGTTTAGCAAAGTGTGTTCAGACAATATTTTTGTTGAACCATACCCATATGTAATTAATTTTAACCATTGGATTAATATTCatcagaaaatattttttaaggtaAACCACGAGAAATAATCTCGAGAACAAAGAGGTCCTACTTAATattaggaagaaaaaaatgacttaattttcttaaaaaaagaccCGAAAACCATATAACtgcaattaattaaaagaaTCCAGCAAAACCCATAGGGAGAGCGAAAAATAGAACAAATTAATGTTGCCAAGCTAGTCACAAAACAGACAAGCAATACATACTCCTCTAGGAaagcataaaaatataaatatatgcaagTGAACACATTTGAAAATACATGGAAAAAAGGTCAACAAAAATTAGTGATTGATTTTTCATACTGGTGTCGAGTGATAGGTCTTTTCGAAAATGCTTAATCTCGAGCGTTCGACGTGGGATGAAATATCAGACGCATCATTGAGTGGGTCCCAGCACCGAACCAATCTCCCACCTTTTCCTCCCAATCCTCGAACTTATCCCCATTCCCTTCTCTCGCATCTCGCTCTCTTCGTCTCTACCTCTCGCTCTCTTTGTCTTCGCTGCCTTCCTGACCCCCGAGATACGATAGTAGGAGGCCGGTTTCCCAACctctaccaccaccaccggcacctCACCACCGGCCTCGTCAACCGGTTCGGTCTCTACATCCTCGACGTGTGGTTGGCCTTGCAGCTGGTGCCCACGAAGAAGCAAGGCGTCATCCCGaagacgcggcggcgacgacgctagACATGGCCGCCGGGGATACCTGACGTTGATGTGGTTAGTCCTAGACGAGGTCGCTCACTTCATGCCGCTAGTCGTCCGAGGAGCAGCAACCGGAGTTGACAAAGAAGACGGAGGTAGGTTTAGCTTTGTGTTGCACTTTGTGTATTAAggtgtttcattttgttttgattcGATGTTGCATATATTGATTCTTGATGTTGCAATCGATATGTTCTAATTGCATTTGGTTGAAACACCTCCGTTGAAGCGATGAAACATTTTTCCCTGATTGATGAAACATCTGAAACATTTTTCATCGAGGAGTGCAACATGTAAAGCATTTTGCAACAATACGGTGCAACACCGTTTGATGTTTTGCAAAATATCTAAAACATTTTTCTCTGTCAGTGAAACATTTGGAActtttttattgaaatatttttttatcaagagATGAAACATGTGAAACATCTCTCAACAACACGGTGCAACACCGTCTGACGATTTCCACAAGATCGGACATCCGATCCGTAGCAGCCTCCATGTCTTTTTCGAGGAGAGAGTAACGTATTGCTTCAGAGAGAAATGTGCACGCCATGTGAGGACCTAATGCCAGCTTCCATCCAGCCAAGCCTCCATGAATCCCATACACAGAAGGAGCGAATTCTATAACAGCGGCATTATCCACGAGCTTTACTACTTAAATGGCCTTCCACTGATACAACACTGGCCTTTTCTCCTTTTAATATGTGAACAAAATCTTTTAAGTATCATATCATATTCTCTCATTGATCCCTTGCTAGAT comes from the Oryza glaberrima chromosome 9, OglaRS2, whole genome shotgun sequence genome and includes:
- the LOC127785351 gene encoding uncharacterized protein LOC127785351 → MSRQQAAPPLALASALLLLLAAAAAVAPLGAAADGGLVQGGGEVARSAANTLAVGADPEPASADGIPADRAPDAHG